In one Nocardia tengchongensis genomic region, the following are encoded:
- a CDS encoding GNAT family N-acetyltransferase encodes MAVTVEILTEVDDEIVEAFGRLLPQLSQTAAQLSRETLARLAAAESTTVLVARSDGKIVGTLSLVMFPIPSGLRARVEDVVVDDAARGHGIGAALIEEAKTRAGAAGARTLDLTSRASRSAANRLYERLGFQPRDSRVYRFAPTA; translated from the coding sequence GTGGCTGTCACCGTGGAAATATTGACCGAGGTCGACGACGAGATCGTAGAAGCTTTCGGCCGGTTGTTGCCCCAGCTGTCGCAGACAGCGGCACAGTTGAGTCGGGAAACGTTGGCGCGGTTGGCCGCTGCCGAATCGACCACCGTCCTGGTCGCACGGAGCGACGGAAAGATCGTCGGGACGTTGAGCTTGGTGATGTTCCCGATCCCGTCGGGCCTTCGAGCACGGGTGGAGGATGTGGTGGTCGATGACGCGGCCCGGGGCCACGGCATCGGTGCCGCCTTGATCGAGGAGGCCAAGACTCGGGCCGGTGCTGCGGGTGCGCGGACACTGGATCTGACCTCGCGAGCTTCGCGGTCTGCCGCCAATCGCCTCTATGAACGGCTCGGATTTCAACCGCGCGATTCACGGGTCTACCGCTTCGCTCCGACCGCCTGA
- a CDS encoding class I SAM-dependent methyltransferase: MWRKPGCFPGVTAEVGDARHLPAGAADVDVVLLLGPLDHLTESADRATALAESVRVLRPGGIVIVAAISRYLSILETGADGTLDHTLTPAVRRTIATGSYDGHVGFVPTHWHTADELRTELASAHLTDIQIYGIEGPAWPALDRAGISAFPPLAPAALESARLMEQDPHLIHTSAHLLAVAHTTA, translated from the coding sequence ATGTGGCGCAAGCCGGGTTGCTTCCCCGGCGTCACCGCCGAGGTCGGAGATGCCCGGCATCTTCCGGCCGGTGCAGCCGACGTCGATGTCGTCCTGCTGCTCGGCCCGCTCGACCACCTGACCGAATCCGCCGACCGCGCCACCGCACTCGCCGAGTCCGTCCGCGTCCTGCGCCCCGGCGGCATCGTGATCGTCGCCGCCATCAGCCGCTACCTGTCGATCCTCGAGACCGGCGCTGACGGCACCCTGGACCACACCCTGACGCCGGCCGTCCGTCGGACCATCGCCACCGGCTCCTACGACGGCCACGTCGGTTTCGTCCCCACCCACTGGCACACCGCCGACGAACTCCGCACCGAACTGGCATCCGCACACCTGACCGACATCCAGATCTACGGCATCGAAGGACCCGCCTGGCCAGCCCTCGACCGCGCCGGCATCTCCGCCTTCCCCCCTCTCGCCCCCGCCGCCCTCGAATCCGCCCGCCTCATGGAACAAGACCCCCACCTCATCCACACCAGCGCCCACCTCCTGGCCGTCGCCCACACCACCGCCTGA
- a CDS encoding 2-phosphosulfolactate phosphatase, which yields MHSILIGPNQPTEVPSVAVVVDVMRAFTTAAWAFARGADRIVLARSDGHALAAKAAHPDWVTIRDGAPVPGFDLANSPGRIAALNLTGRTLVMKTTAGTVGALAVAEAGTVVCTGFATAAATAAVLRRTAPEQVTFVVTGDNGTATEDLACAQYIAECVADPAVDPEPFIRRARHSHAAAALDQGVRRGYQGVHRDDVRLCLQPDEFAFAMIAQPHGKTLALHAERVSAAGG from the coding sequence GTGCACTCGATTCTCATCGGCCCCAATCAGCCGACCGAGGTTCCCTCGGTTGCCGTGGTCGTCGACGTCATGCGTGCATTCACCACTGCAGCTTGGGCATTCGCACGGGGAGCCGACCGGATCGTGCTCGCCCGGTCGGACGGCCACGCGCTCGCCGCGAAAGCCGCGCATCCGGACTGGGTGACCATCCGGGACGGCGCGCCGGTCCCCGGTTTCGATCTGGCCAACTCGCCCGGGCGGATCGCGGCGCTGAATCTGACCGGCCGAACGCTGGTCATGAAGACGACCGCGGGAACAGTGGGCGCTCTCGCCGTCGCCGAGGCGGGGACCGTCGTGTGCACGGGGTTCGCGACGGCCGCCGCGACCGCCGCCGTGCTCCGTCGCACGGCACCCGAGCAGGTGACCTTCGTCGTGACCGGGGACAACGGGACCGCTACCGAGGACCTGGCCTGCGCGCAGTACATCGCCGAATGCGTCGCCGACCCAGCCGTGGATCCGGAACCGTTTATCCGCCGAGCGCGTCACAGTCACGCCGCGGCCGCCCTGGATCAGGGAGTGCGTCGCGGATACCAAGGCGTCCATCGCGACGATGTCCGATTGTGCCTGCAGCCCGACGAATTCGCCTTCGCGATGATCGCGCAGCCGCACGGGAAGACCCTGGCTCTGCACGCTGAACGTGTCTCGGCTGCGGGCGGGTGA